One genomic region from Mangifera indica cultivar Alphonso chromosome 17, CATAS_Mindica_2.1, whole genome shotgun sequence encodes:
- the LOC123200108 gene encoding uncharacterized protein LOC123200108 isoform X3 codes for MAFEHFHGRGCQLNASDIDDIQWNTNWDNVICPICLDFPHNGVLLQCSSYEKGCRAFVCDTDHLHSNCLDRFKNAYGMPPPSTSDINPTTDTQPVATEGSCRPVCPLCRGEVTGWVVIDKVRTVMNEKKRCCEEDRCYFTGTYMELQKHAQLEHPHSRPSKIDPARQLDWENFQQSSEIIDVLSTIHSEIPRGVVLGDYVIEYGDDDTGDEFEDFPGDDGNWWTSCILYQVFDNFRNARNRRRSRVSDTRRGSRRPSYDTSNSDEGSVTSVEFAEYRIDETDDEFVSTSGPSRGSSGLRSR; via the exons atggCCTTTGAACATTTTCACGGGAGGGGGTGCCAACTCAATGCCTCTGACATTGATGATATCCAGTGGAATACGAATTGGGATAATGTTATTTGCCCAATATGCTTGGATTTCCCTCACAATGGTGTGCTCCTTCAATGTTCTTCATATGAGAAAGGATGTCGTGCTTTTGTATGTGACACAGATCACTTGCACTCAAATTGTTTGGACCGTTTCAAAAACGCCTATGGTATGCCACCCCCATCAACTTCTGACATAAATCCCACAACCGACACTCAACCAGTGGCAACAGAGGGTAGTTGCAGACCAGTTTGTCCATTGTGTAGAGGGGAAGTCACAGGATGGGTGGTTATTGATAAGGTCCGTACGGTTATGAATGAAAAGAAGCGTTGTTGTGAAGAGGACCGATGTTATTTTACTGGAACCTACATGGAACTACAAAAACATGCTCAATTAGAGCACCCTCATTCTCGTCCTTCAAAAATTGATCCTGCTCGGCAGCTTGATTGGGAAAATTTCCAGCAGTCATCTGAGATCATTGATGTTTTGAGCACAATCCATTCAGAAATACCACGTGGGGTGGTTTTGGGAGACTATGTTATTGAATATGGGGATGATGACACTGGAGATGAATTTGAAGACTTCCCTGGCGATGACGGTAACTGGTGGACCTCCTGCATATTGTATCAGGTATTTGATAACTTCAGGAATGCTAGAAACAGAAGAAGATCAAGAGTCAGTGATACCAGAAGAGGAAGTCGCCGCCCAAGTTATGATACTTCTAACTCTGATGAAGGTTCCGTGACATCTGTAGAATTTGCAGAGTATAGAATAGATGAGACAGATGATGAGTTTGTGAGTACAAGTGGCCCCTCTAGAGGTAGCTCTGGTCTTCGGAG CAGGTGA
- the LOC123200108 gene encoding uncharacterized protein LOC123200108 isoform X1 has product MAFEHFHGRGCQLNASDIDDIQWNTNWDNVICPICLDFPHNGVLLQCSSYEKGCRAFVCDTDHLHSNCLDRFKNAYGMPPPSTSDINPTTDTQPVATEGSCRPVCPLCRGEVTGWVVIDKVRTVMNEKKRCCEEDRCYFTGTYMELQKHAQLEHPHSRPSKIDPARQLDWENFQQSSEIIDVLSTIHSEIPRGVVLGDYVIEYGDDDTGDEFEDFPGDDGNWWTSCILYQVFDNFRNARNRRRSRVSDTRRGSRRPSYDTSNSDEGSVTSVEFAEYRIDETDDEFVSTSGPSRGSSGLRSSRRRRSRFYDN; this is encoded by the exons atggCCTTTGAACATTTTCACGGGAGGGGGTGCCAACTCAATGCCTCTGACATTGATGATATCCAGTGGAATACGAATTGGGATAATGTTATTTGCCCAATATGCTTGGATTTCCCTCACAATGGTGTGCTCCTTCAATGTTCTTCATATGAGAAAGGATGTCGTGCTTTTGTATGTGACACAGATCACTTGCACTCAAATTGTTTGGACCGTTTCAAAAACGCCTATGGTATGCCACCCCCATCAACTTCTGACATAAATCCCACAACCGACACTCAACCAGTGGCAACAGAGGGTAGTTGCAGACCAGTTTGTCCATTGTGTAGAGGGGAAGTCACAGGATGGGTGGTTATTGATAAGGTCCGTACGGTTATGAATGAAAAGAAGCGTTGTTGTGAAGAGGACCGATGTTATTTTACTGGAACCTACATGGAACTACAAAAACATGCTCAATTAGAGCACCCTCATTCTCGTCCTTCAAAAATTGATCCTGCTCGGCAGCTTGATTGGGAAAATTTCCAGCAGTCATCTGAGATCATTGATGTTTTGAGCACAATCCATTCAGAAATACCACGTGGGGTGGTTTTGGGAGACTATGTTATTGAATATGGGGATGATGACACTGGAGATGAATTTGAAGACTTCCCTGGCGATGACGGTAACTGGTGGACCTCCTGCATATTGTATCAGGTATTTGATAACTTCAGGAATGCTAGAAACAGAAGAAGATCAAGAGTCAGTGATACCAGAAGAGGAAGTCGCCGCCCAAGTTATGATACTTCTAACTCTGATGAAGGTTCCGTGACATCTGTAGAATTTGCAGAGTATAGAATAGATGAGACAGATGATGAGTTTGTGAGTACAAGTGGCCCCTCTAGAGGTAGCTCTGGTCTTCGGAG TTCACGGAGGCGGCGATCCCGCTTCTACGACAATTAG
- the LOC123200108 gene encoding uncharacterized protein LOC123200108 isoform X4 has protein sequence MAFEHFHGRGCQLNASDIDDIQWNTNWDNVICPICLDFPHNGVLLQCSSYEKGCRAFVCDTDHLHSNCLDRFKNAYGMPPPSTSDINPTTDTQPVATEGSCRPVCPLCRGEVTGWVVIDKVRTVMNEKKRCCEEDRCYFTGTYMELQKHAQLEHPHSRPSKIDPARQLDWENFQQSSEIIDVLSTIHSEIPRGVVLGDYVIEYGDDDTGDEFEDFPGDDGNWWTSCILYQVFDNFRNARNRRRSRVSDTRRGSRRPSYDTSNSDEGSVTSVEFAEYRIDETDDEFVSTSGPSRGSSGLRR, from the exons atggCCTTTGAACATTTTCACGGGAGGGGGTGCCAACTCAATGCCTCTGACATTGATGATATCCAGTGGAATACGAATTGGGATAATGTTATTTGCCCAATATGCTTGGATTTCCCTCACAATGGTGTGCTCCTTCAATGTTCTTCATATGAGAAAGGATGTCGTGCTTTTGTATGTGACACAGATCACTTGCACTCAAATTGTTTGGACCGTTTCAAAAACGCCTATGGTATGCCACCCCCATCAACTTCTGACATAAATCCCACAACCGACACTCAACCAGTGGCAACAGAGGGTAGTTGCAGACCAGTTTGTCCATTGTGTAGAGGGGAAGTCACAGGATGGGTGGTTATTGATAAGGTCCGTACGGTTATGAATGAAAAGAAGCGTTGTTGTGAAGAGGACCGATGTTATTTTACTGGAACCTACATGGAACTACAAAAACATGCTCAATTAGAGCACCCTCATTCTCGTCCTTCAAAAATTGATCCTGCTCGGCAGCTTGATTGGGAAAATTTCCAGCAGTCATCTGAGATCATTGATGTTTTGAGCACAATCCATTCAGAAATACCACGTGGGGTGGTTTTGGGAGACTATGTTATTGAATATGGGGATGATGACACTGGAGATGAATTTGAAGACTTCCCTGGCGATGACGGTAACTGGTGGACCTCCTGCATATTGTATCAGGTATTTGATAACTTCAGGAATGCTAGAAACAGAAGAAGATCAAGAGTCAGTGATACCAGAAGAGGAAGTCGCCGCCCAAGTTATGATACTTCTAACTCTGATGAAGGTTCCGTGACATCTGTAGAATTTGCAGAGTATAGAATAGATGAGACAGATGATGAGTTTGTGAGTACAAGTGGCCCCTCTAGAGGTAGCTCTGGTCTTCGGAG GTGA
- the LOC123200108 gene encoding uncharacterized protein LOC123200108 isoform X2, translating to MAFEHFHGRGCQLNASDIDDIQWNTNWDNVICPICLDFPHNGVLLQCSSYEKGCRAFVCDTDHLHSNCLDRFKNAYGMPPPSTSDINPTTDTQPVATEGSCRPVCPLCRGEVTGWVVIDKVRTVMNEKKRCCEEDRCYFTGTYMELQKHAQLEHPHSRPSKIDPARQLDWENFQQSSEIIDVLSTIHSEIPRGVVLGDYVIEYGDDDTGDEFEDFPGDDGNWWTSCILYQVFDNFRNARNRRRSRVSDTRRGSRRPSYDTSNSDEGSVTSVEFAEYRIDETDDEFVSTSGPSRGSSGLRSSWRH from the exons atggCCTTTGAACATTTTCACGGGAGGGGGTGCCAACTCAATGCCTCTGACATTGATGATATCCAGTGGAATACGAATTGGGATAATGTTATTTGCCCAATATGCTTGGATTTCCCTCACAATGGTGTGCTCCTTCAATGTTCTTCATATGAGAAAGGATGTCGTGCTTTTGTATGTGACACAGATCACTTGCACTCAAATTGTTTGGACCGTTTCAAAAACGCCTATGGTATGCCACCCCCATCAACTTCTGACATAAATCCCACAACCGACACTCAACCAGTGGCAACAGAGGGTAGTTGCAGACCAGTTTGTCCATTGTGTAGAGGGGAAGTCACAGGATGGGTGGTTATTGATAAGGTCCGTACGGTTATGAATGAAAAGAAGCGTTGTTGTGAAGAGGACCGATGTTATTTTACTGGAACCTACATGGAACTACAAAAACATGCTCAATTAGAGCACCCTCATTCTCGTCCTTCAAAAATTGATCCTGCTCGGCAGCTTGATTGGGAAAATTTCCAGCAGTCATCTGAGATCATTGATGTTTTGAGCACAATCCATTCAGAAATACCACGTGGGGTGGTTTTGGGAGACTATGTTATTGAATATGGGGATGATGACACTGGAGATGAATTTGAAGACTTCCCTGGCGATGACGGTAACTGGTGGACCTCCTGCATATTGTATCAGGTATTTGATAACTTCAGGAATGCTAGAAACAGAAGAAGATCAAGAGTCAGTGATACCAGAAGAGGAAGTCGCCGCCCAAGTTATGATACTTCTAACTCTGATGAAGGTTCCGTGACATCTGTAGAATTTGCAGAGTATAGAATAGATGAGACAGATGATGAGTTTGTGAGTACAAGTGGCCCCTCTAGAGGTAGCTCTGGTCTTCGGAG TTCATGGAGGCATTGA
- the LOC123200107 gene encoding cytoplasmic 60S subunit biogenesis factor REI1 homolog 1-like, protein MPGLTCNACNKEFSDDAEQKLHYKSDWHRYNLKRKVAGVPGVTEALFLARQSALAQEKNKLSETPMLYSCGICGKGYRSSKAHSQHLQSKSHIMRASQGMNNEDRKKVIIKPLPHRTVNKPPPRREADNEESEDEWEEVDPDEELVGEAAKSLTNLNVGSTSDVVMEDEDEDYEEFDPSCCFMCDIEHETIESCMVHMHKHHGFFIPDVEYLKDPKGLLTYLGLKVKRDFMCLYCNDRCHPFNSLEAVRKHMEAKSHCKVHYGDGGDDEEAELEEFYDYSSSYMDEDGKQLVSSSDMDNTVELGGGSELIISRRTDNGVVTKTFGSREYLRYYRQKPRPTPANNMAITAALASRYRSMGLATVQSREQMVRMKVMKEMNRSGVEAMRTKIGMKSNVIRNLPKNVPY, encoded by the exons ATGCCAGGACTAACCTGTAATGCTTGTAACAAAGAATTCAGCGATGACGCCGAGCAGAAGCTTCATTACAAGTCCGATTGGCATCGCTACAATCTCAAACGCAAG GTGGCTGGGGTTCCAGGAGTGACAGAAGCGTTATTTCTGGCTAGACAATCAGCCCTTGCACAAGAGAAGAATAAGTTGAGTGAAACACCGATGCTTTATAGTTGTGGGATTTGTGGTAAGGGGTACAGAAGTTCCAAGGCTCACTCACAACATCTTCAATCAAAAAGCCACATCATGCGGGCTTCTCAAGGAATGAATAATGAAGACAGGAAGAAGGTGATAATTAAGCCTCTTCCACATCGTACTGTAAATAAGCCTCCCCCTCGAAGAGAGGCTGACAATGAAGAAAGTGAAGATGAATGGGAGGAAGTTGATCCAGATGAAGAATTGGTAGGTGAGGCTGCAAAGTCCTTGACTAATTTGAATGTGGGATCCACCTCTGATGTTGTCATGGAGGACGAGGATGAGGACTATGAGGAGTTTGATCCATCTTGCTGCTTCATGTGTGATATTGAGCATGAGACAATTGAGAGCTGCATGGTTCACATGCACAAGCACCATGGTTTCTTCATCCCTGATGTTGAGTATTTGAAGGATCCTAAAGGCCTGCTTACTTATCTTGGTCTTAAG GTAAAGAGGGACTTCATGTGTTTGTACTGCAATGACAGGTGCCATCCTTTTAACAGCTTAGAAGCAGTTAGGAAGCATATGGAAGCAAAAAGTCATTGCAAAGTACATTATGGTGATGGTGGTGATGATGAGGAAGCAGAGTTAGAAGAGTTCTATGATTATAGTAGCAG TTACATGGATGAGGACGGTAAACAGTTGGTCTCATCTAGTGATATGGACAACACTGTAGAACTTGGTGGGGGTTCTGAACTTATCATCAGCAGAAGAACTGATAATGGAGTAGTAACTAAAACATTTGGTTCCCGTGAATATTTGCGCTATTATCGCCAGAAGCCACGCCCAACACCTGCAAATAATATGGCCATCACAGCTGCACTGGCCTCAAG GTACAGGAGCATGGGGCTAGCAACCGTACAATCAAGAGAGCAAATGGTGAGAATGAAGGTGATGAAAGAGATGAATAGATCAGGGGTAGAGGCCATGCGGACAAAGATTGGTATGAAGAGTAATGTCATCCGAAACCTTCCCAAGAATGTCCCGTATTAA
- the LOC123200109 gene encoding ATP-dependent 6-phosphofructokinase 6-like, with protein MEYSGNLQQKLVYGEAGYVLEDVPHLTDYIPDLPTYPNPLQSNPAYLAVKQYFVDADDAIAHKIVVHKGDARGTHFRRAGPRRQVYFEADEVYACIVTCGGLCPGLNTVIREIVCDLHDAYGVNKILGIDGGYRGFYSKNTIDLTPKVVNDIHKRGGTFLGTSRGGHDTTKIVDCIQDRGINQVYIIGGDGTQRGAAVIYDEIRCRGLKVAVAGIPKTIDNDIPVIDKSFGFDTAVEEAQRAINAAHVEAESIQNGIGLVKLMGRYSGFIAMYATLGSRDVDCCLIPESPFYLEGRGGLYEYIEKTLNENGHMVIVIAEGAGQDLLSESLQSMNQQDASGNKLLQDVGLWLSQKIKDHFSSRHKMAITLKYIDPTYMIRAIPSNASDNVYCTVLAHSAVHGAMAGYTGFTVGPVNGRHAYIPFYRITEKQKKVVITDRMWARLLSSTSQPSFLSDEELAEFKKRAEIKKEEQHQDQLLYDESCTDKPI; from the exons ATGGAGTATTCTGGTAATTTACAGCAGAAGCTGGTGTATGGCGAGGCCGGTTATGTGCTCGAAGATGTTCCTCACCTAACTGATTACATTCCTGATCTCCCT ACTTATCCCAATCCGTTACAGTCCAATCCAGCTTATTTAGCAGTTAA GCAGTACTTTGTTGATGCGGATGACGCAATTGCTCACAAG ATTGTTGTTCACAAAGGTGACGCAAGAGGGACGCATTTCCGGCGTGCTGGACCTCGCCGACAG GTGTATTTTGAAGCAGATGAAGTATATGCCTGTATTGTAACATGTGGTGGCCTTTGCCCTGGGCTCAACACTGTGATCCGGGAAATTGTCTGTGACCTTCATGACGCGTACGGTGTCAACAAAATCCTTGGAATAGAT GGAGGATACAGGGGTTTCTATTCCAAAAATACCATTGATTTAACACCTAAGGTTGTTAATGACATCCATAAGCGTGGTGGTACCTTCCTTGGGACATCACGAGGAGGCCATGATACCACAAAGATAGTTGACTGCATCCAGGATCGTGGAATTAATCAG GTTTACATAATTGGAGGAGATGGAACTCAAAGAGGAGCTGCAGTTATTTACGAT GAAATTAGGTGCCGTGGCCTCAAAGTTGCAGTTGCTGGAATTCCAAAAACTATTGACAACGATATTCCA GTTATTGACAAGTCCTTTGGTTTTGATACTGCGGTTGAGGAGGCCCAGCGTGCCATTAACGCAGCACATGTTGAAGCTGAAAGTATACAGAATGGCATTGGACTTGTGAAGCTCATGGGACGCTATAGTG GTTTCATTGCGATGTATGCTACACTTGGCAGCCGAGATGTAGACTGTTGTTTGATTCCAGAGTCACCCTTTTATCTTGAGGGACGTGGTGGACTTTatgaatatattgaaaaaacacTCAACGAAAATGGGCACATGGTTATTGTTATAGCAGAAGGAGCAGGACAGGATCTTCTATCAGAGAGCTTGCAGTCCATGAACCAGCAAGATGCTTCAGGGAACAAGCTTCTTCAAGATGTTGGGCTATGGTTATCTCAGAAGATTAAG GACCATTTTTCCAGCCGACACAAGATGGCCATTACTTTGAAATATATAG ATCCTACATACATGATCCGGGCTATTCCAAGCAATGCATCTGACAATGTGTACTGTACTGTCCTTGCTCATAGTGCAGTACATGGAGCAATGGCGGGGTATACAGGCTTCACAGTTGGCCCTGTCAATGGCAGGCATGCTTACATTCCTTTCTAT AGAATCACTGAGAAGCAGAAGAAAGTTGTCATTACTGACAGGATGTGGGCAAGACTGCTCTCTTCTACAAGCCAGCCAAGCTTCTTGAGTGACGAAGAACTTGCTGAATTCAAGAAACGTGCTGAAATCAAGAAAGAGGAACAACATCAAGACCAATTGTTGTATGATGAAAGTTGCACAGATAAACCAATCTGA
- the LOC123200110 gene encoding serine/threonine-protein kinase Aurora-2-like, producing MAIDAEQEKTSSEVSATEKKRWTLNDFDIGKPLGRGKFGHVYLAREKRSNHIVALKVLFKSQLQQSQVEHQLRREVEIQSHLRHPNILRLYGYFYDQKRVYLILEYAAKGELYKELQKCKYFSERRAATYIASLARALIYCHGKHVIHRDIKPENLLIGAQGELKIADFGWSVHTFNRRRTMCGTLDYLPPEMVESVEHDASVDIWSLGVLCYEFLYGVPPFEAKEHSDTYRRIVQVDLKFPPKPNVSSAAKDVISQMLVKDSAHRLPLHKLLEHQWIIQNADPSSIYKGC from the exons ACTTCTTCTGAGGTTTCGGCCACGGAGAAAAAAAGATGGACTCTCAATGACTTTGATATTGGAAAGCCTCTTGGACGAGGAAAGTTTGGTCACGTCTATTTAGCTAGAGAAAAGAGG AGCAATCATATAGTGGCTTTAAAAGTGCTATTCAAGAGCCAGCTGCAGCAGTCGCAGGTCGAACATCAGCTACGACGGGAAGTTGAAATACAAAGTCATCTTCGACATCCCAACATATTACGGCTTTATGGTTACTTCTATGATCAG AAGCGAGTTTACTTGATATTAGAATATGCAGCTAAAGGTGAACTCTATAAGGAACTTCAAAAGTGTAAATACTTCAGTGAACGACGTGCTGCTACG TACATTGCATCGTTGGCTCGGGCTCTCATATATTGTCATGGGAAGCATGTAATACACAGAGATATCAAGCCAGAGAACCTGTTAATTGGTGCTCAG GGCGAGCTAAAGATTGCAGATTTCGGATGGTCAGTGCACACATTTAACCGTAGGCGCACTATGTGTGGCACGCTGGATTATCTTCCACCCGAGATGG tGGAAAGTGTTGAACATGATGCTAGTGTGGATATCTGGAGCCTTGGTGTTCTGTGCTATGAATTTCTCTATGGGGTCCCTCCTTTTGAGGCCAAGGAACACTCTGATACATATAGAAG GATTGTCCAAGTGGATTTGAAGTTTCCTCCTAAACCAAATGTGTCTTCTGCCGCTAAGGATGTCATTAGCCAG ATGCTTGTCAAGGATTCTGCACATCGCCTTCCACTACACAAGCTTCTGGAGCATCAATGGATTATTCAAAATGCCGATCCCTCCAGCATCTACAAGGGTTGTTGA